In uncultured Desulfuromonas sp., the genomic stretch CCGAAGAGCGGTCTGTTCTTTCAATCATTATCCTTTCATCCTTGGATCCGCTCACGGCCAAGCTGCCGTTTAAAAAAGTTTCTCGGGGCTTGGTTTTTTTGGCTAAGACCCTTTTGAGAGACAGAGTTTCCTATGGGGAAGAAACGTATCTATCGCTCAACTCTTTAGAAAGAGAGGTATTGTCCCCCTCAGCTTGTTGGCTGATTTGTGTAGGTCTGGTTAACGCTCTGTATGATGCTGGCGAAGCTGAAGACGTTTCACGTCAGGATCAGCTTCTTGAGGAGCTGCGAGCTCTGGCGCGGTCCTATCCAGACGATGCGGTGGTGCGCGAACTGTTGGCCAGAGGTCTGGTTAACGCCCTGACTCAGGCGGGTAAAGCTGAAGACGTTTCCCGTCAGGAACAGCTTCTTGAGGAGCTGCGGGCTCTGACACAGTCCTATCCAGACGATGCGGCGGTGAGCGAACTGTTGGCCAGAGGTCTGGTTAACGCTCTGAATGATGCGGGCAAAGCTGAAGACGTTTCCCGTCAGGAACAGTTGTTTGAGGAGCTGCGGGCTCTGACACAGTCCTATCCAGACGATGCGGCGGTGAGAGAACTGTTGGCCAGAGGTCTGGTTAACGCCCTGACTCAGGCGGGTAAAGCTGAAGACGTTTCACGTCAGGATCAGTTGTTTGAGGAGTTGCGGGTTCTGGCGCGGTTCTATCCAGACGATGCGGCGGTGCGCGAACAGTTGGCCGGAGGTCTGGTTAACGCCCTGACTCAGGCGGGTAAAGCTGAAGACGTTTCCCGTCAGGAACAGCTTCTTGAGGAACTGCGGGCTCTGACACCGTCCTATCCAGACGATGCGGCGGTGAGCGAACTGTTGGCCATAGGTCTGTTTAACGCCCTGTTTGATGCGGGCAAAGCTGAAGACGTTTCCCGTCAGGAACAGCTTCTTGAGGAGCTGCGAGCTCTGGCGCAGTCTTATCCAGACGATGCGGCGGTGCGCGAACGGTTGGCCAAAGGTCTGGTTAACGCCCTGTATGATGCGGGCAAAGCTGAAGACGTTACCCGTCAGGATCAGTTGTTTGAGGAGCTGCGAGCTCTGGCGCAGTCTTATCCAGACGATGCGGCGGTGCGCGAACAGTTGGCCGGAGGTCTGGTTAACGCCCTGTATGATGCGGGCAAAGCTGAAGACGTTTCACGTCAGGATCAGTTGTTTGAGGAGTTGCGGGTTCTGGCGCGGTTCTATCCAGACGATGCGGCGGTGCGCGAACAGTTGGCCGGAGGTCTGGTTAACGCCCTGACTCAGGCGGGTAAAGCTGAAGACGTTTCACGTCAGGAACAGTTGTTTGAGGAGTTGCGGGTTCTGGCGCGGTTCTATCCAGACGATACGGCGGTGCGCGAACGGTTGGCCGGAGGTCTGGTTAACGCCCTGACTCAGGCGGGCAAAGCTGAAGACGTTTCACGTCAGGATCAGTTGTTTGACGAGTTGCGGGTTCTGGCGCGGTTCTATCCAGACGATGCGGCGGTGCGCGAACAGTTGGCCAACGGGCTGTTTAACGCCCTGAATGATGCGGGCGAAGCTGAAGACGTTTCCCGTCAGGAACAGCTTCATGAGGAGCTTCGGGCTCTGACACAGTCCTATCCAGACGATGCGGCGGTGCGCGAACAGTTGGCCAAAGGGCTGTTTAACGCCCTGAATGATGCGGGCGAAGCTGAAGACGTTTCCCGTCAGGAACAGCTTCATGAGGAGCTGCGGGTTCTGACACAGTCCTATCCAGACGATGCGGCGGTGCGCGAACAGTTGGCCAAAGGCCTGTTTAACGCCCTGAATGATGCGGGAGAAGCTGAAGACGTTTCCCGTCAGGAACAGCTTCATGAGGAGCTGCGGGCTCTGACACAGTCCTATCCAGACGATGCGGCGGTGCGCGAACAGTTGGCCAAAGGGCTGTTTAACGCCCTGACTCAGGCGGGCGAAGCTGAAGACGTTTCCCGTCAGGAACAGCTTCATGAGGAGCTGCGGGCTCTGACACAGTCCTATCCAGACGATGCGGCGGTGCGCGAACAGTTGGCCAAAGGGCTGTTTAACGCCCTGACTCAGGCGGGCGAAGCTGAAGACGTTTCCCGTCAGGAACAGCTTCTTGAGGAGCTTCGGGCTCTGACACAGTCCAATCCAGACGATACGGCGGTGCGCGAACAGTTGGCCAAAGGCCTGTTTAACGCCCTGAATGATGCGGGAGAAGCTGAAGACGTTTCCCGTCAGGAACAGCTTCATGAGGAGCTGCGGGCTCTGACACAGTCCTATCCAGACGATGCGGCGGTGCGCGAACAGTTGGCCAATGGGCTGTTTAACGCCCTGACTCAGGCGGGCGAAGCTGAAGACGTTTCCCGTCAGGAACAGCTTCATGAGGAGCTGCGGGCTCTGACACAGTCCTATCCAGACGATGCGGCGGTGCGCGAACAGTTGGCCAAAGGGCTGTTTAACGCCCTGACTCAGGCGGGCGAAGCTGAAGACGTTTCCCGTCAGGAACAGCTTCATGAGGAGCTTCGGGCTCTGACACAGTCCAATCCAGACGATGCGGCGGTGCGCGAACGGTTGGCCAAAGGGCTGTTTAACGCCCTGATTGATGCGGGCGAAGCTGAAGACGTTTCCCGTCAGGAACAGCTTCATGAGGAGCTGCAGGCTCTGACACAGTCCTATCCAGACGATGGATGGGCAAAAAAAATAAATGGAATGTTTTCAGGTTCTGATGAGTGAATAAAAGAGTCTTCTGTTGGTTAATTTGGGTAGTCATCGGGCGCAGAATCTTCGAAAAAAGGTGACAGATTTATTTTAAGTCCTCCTTTAACGCTCGAAATTTTTGATCCCAATAAAGCCGATGAGTTAGGAAAACGCCTTAAGTGCTATCAGGATAATTAATTCAAACCTTACCGCGCGGTTGAAAACGGATTTAAAAACTGACGCTCCCACATCAGCGCCTTATCAACCGTGCTTAGCTCCGCTTCTTCACAGATACAATCCCAATGTTCACGAATGACGGCTTCTGTTTCGTCAAAGAGGTTCATTGCCTCCTCATCGGACAGTAGAAAGTGCGGGGCAACCTCCAGACAGGTTTTGAGCTGGCTGAAGCGATTATTGCCGACAATCAACATGGCTTGTGTCGCTTCATTGCCGGTGCGCGCTTGCGGGCAAATGTCATAGGCAGGAGTTAATGACAGCTCGCGCCCGTCCCAAAAAGCTGCATGGTTGCGGGCATGATCATCCGTATTGCCACATAGGATATTAAACACCAAGCGACCATAAAGTTCTTGAAGTGTCTGTTTCGGCTTGGAAAAGCGCGCACGTATGATTTGTGCCAGCTCTTCATAGCTCGCATAGCGTGCCGTCATGTCGCTTAACCCAAACAGCGTCAGGGCGGAGACCATGGTGTTGCGCGTCCACCCGGAATCTGATCGGAGGCGGTCAAAGCGTTCAATCAGCAACACATCTTTACCGGCGGCCTTGACCAACCGAACCGGCGCGACATTCAGTCCCGCCATTGCCGCCAGCCTCATCGCGATATATTCGGCCTTAACCACGCTGTAGGTATCGCTGCTGGATGAAAATTTAGCGATATATTTTGTCCCATGGTCTTCAATCAAGGCTTTGGGGCGTGCTCCACCGATGGAGCTGCCGTGAAATAAAGCCTGGTCAAATTCAGGCGTTAACGGGACCCCTTGCTCAACCCGTTTGGCGGACTCCAGCAAGTCCTCTAAGTCGGCGTTACGAGGAGATCTTGGGATGTACTCACGTGGAGAGCGCTGAAAGTCCAGCGCGCCGATACGGTCTGATCCCGATTCAAGTAAATAGGTCAGCTCATCAAGTTCCGCCGTATCCGTATCACGCCCTTTTTTTCCTAACTGCCGATTGATAATGACGCGCCGTCCCCATGCATCGGGCGCAGCATCGCGAATACAGTTTGGAATTTCCAAGTCGCCGAGTAAAGGTAATATGCCGGGCTGCAAAGGCAGTTCAGGGTCGTAAATAGGGATAGCCTCTGGCCGGTTCAGATAGCTTTTCCCATAGTTAAATTGGACAAGATGATTATCCGCCTCAAGCTTTCCGACAACAACCGGCTTGGTTTTTCCCGGGAGCCAAATCCAGATATAGGCTTCTTTGTTGTTTTGCTTAGAAGTCATCATCGGCGACCTTTGTTTGCTCCCTGATCCGTTTTGGGAGGAGGGCTATTTTGCTTTGGGTTAAATCAATGCAGGTTGAAAGCCTTTGGCTGTCTTGCTCAAACAGATGCACGCCTACCAACACGGCAACTTCGAACACAAGACCAATCCCCGGTGTCATCTCACCGGCTTCAATTTTTTGCAGCGTTGCGCGTGATATCCCGGCACGCTCGGCCAAATTCGCTTCAGACCATTTGCGCTTCTTGCGTGCAAGTTTTATCTGCTGCCCCAGCAAGAGAGCTGCTTCCTTGGCGTATTTCGAATAAATTCTTTTTTTTGTCATATTAGCACCTTAAATGGCTACTATAATGTCCGTAAAGCTATTTAAGGATTATCATAATAGCCGTTTTTTGAAATGTCAAAATGTTCTGGGAATGATTGACTACTGTAGTAGTCACAAAGTGACTTAATGCCTTTTTTGATAGTCATTGGAAGGTTTTGTCGTGAAAGAAATCGGTGCTTCCTTTTTTTACAGTTAGTGTTATCTCTAAGAGATAGACACATCACAGTCTCGTTCAATAACGAATCTCTATCACTCCCAGAAATTAAATACACCGGTGCCATAAACCTCAAAAATTTAAAATCGTAGGAAAGTGCTGTTTCTAAATCCCCTTTATTGAATAACTATCGCGAGTATTTGCTTTACTGCCTAAAGCCCCATTTGAAGAAAGCGAGCTCTCAATTCTTCAAGAGTCGAGACTTCTTTGGGGGATGGGCATGTTACGATCTGATCGAAAATAAACTCCCACACCTTTGCGGCACGCTGTTTCTCAAAATTATATGAATATTGAACATAGACTTCCCCGGTAACATCGCGCTCCCCATCGCTATGGTTCAACATAAGCCGCGCATAGAGCTTTGAAAGCCCCACCGCTGTTATCCACGTTGCCCCGGTGCGCCGCAGATCATGTGGGCGGAAATCTGTAATGCCAAGATTTTTACGGTTTCGCCGTATTGCCTGAGACTTAGCCGCTCCCGTGAGGGGGGTGACTTCGTTGATCAAATCTCTGGCATGGCGGTTCAAGGGCACACGGTGACCCATCTTGGGAAGAACGCTGTCACGCTGGTACAGCCCTTTGTCAAGCGTATGAGAAAAAAGAAAGAATCGAATATTATCGGGATAATACGCTTCAGCAAGCAAAAGAGCGCATGAATGACAGGGAAAATCCGCCTGATAAAGACGAACTACAAGAAATTTATGATTCTCTCAGTGAAGCTCTTCCCAATGGGGTAGAAGCCAACATGCGTGATGCGAATGGGGCATCAACCCGCTCAGATTTTATGAAGCATTTTCAGAGTAAAGCATCTGGTGAGGTAGGAATTTTGTACTCACAGAATCAGCCAAAAGTCGAAGAGTCGACACTTACTCATACCCCTTTGGCAATGGTTGTATAAATTTTTTGATAGAGTGAAATCACAGATTTTGAATACAAAATCCTGCCCCGCGAGCGGGGCAGGGCATTAAATCTCAGGTTCATCCAAGCTGGTATCAGAAGCACTAAACCCAAGTTCTGCTCTCCGCAGTTCTTCGTACCGATTGTCCTTGGATTTTGGGGTGGGAAGATAGTCCTTTTCAGAAAAATTGTCCTGAAATTTTATCTGAGATAAATCATGGAATAGAGCCTTCTTCTCATTTCGCTGCTTCTCCCTTAATTGCTGGATTTGAGATTGGAGTTTTTGCCGCTGTTCAAGTTGGGTAAAAATCAGGTGTTCACGTGCTTTTTCATTACGTTTATGGGCTTGCCAAGCCTCTTTTTCATTCTGACTTCGATTGTGCCAATAGCGGCCATTAATTTTATCCCAAATGCCTTTAAATCCGTTGCGAATCCGCGCGATGCGTCTTTGTTTTTCAGTCGGCCAGCGATTTTGCAATGTTCGTTCAAGTGCGGCACGTTCTTTACGATGACCCTGAATCATTGTGGCTTTTTGTTGCATCAGCGGGGCAGTTTCTTTTTCATGCTGTAAATTCAGATCGTCAGCAAAGCTCTTGAACAATTTGCGTAATTTTCTATTCATAGAGGTTTTGACATCATCAACAGTTGGAAAATTATTGGGCTTACCCAGTCGGATTTCCAACTCCGACTTTTTCTTGCTGAGCTGGCGTGTCAGAGAATAAACCTCGCCATGCACATCAACGGCTACAAGGCCACGCCGACCTTGAGCCAAAGAATAGCCTTGTTCTTCCAACGCGTGCTTGAAGCTTTCTTTCGTATCTGAAACCGCCCAGCATTCCAGCAACTCACGTTTGATATCATCAGCTTTTCTGCCAATACGCATAGCTTGTTGCCACTCAGCACGGCTGTAGGTAAGGGGATTTTTCTTGTTTTTATCCCGAAACCCTTCAGGCAGCTTCCAGCCGTTTTCAAGATAAAGTGATTTAGCGATTTCATTGAGTTTCAACTTGAAGTGGGAGATATTAATCGCCTTCATTTCTTCGGTGTCAATTCGGCTCCAGACAGCATGAGCGTGACGGCGACCTTCCTTCTCGTGGAAGACAACAATGCGGGGCTGACCTTCTAAACCCAGTTTTTTCTCAATACGCTCCAGTGCGTTTTCAAAGAGTTTAGCCGGAACGTGTTCTTCGGCTGGGGGACTTAAACTCAATGAGAACATAAATTGTTTACAACGCGTCCCTTTTGACAATGCATATGCTTCATTCAGTGCCCCTAAAACGTCAGAGGCCATGAAGCCACGCACTTCATGAACCGTTACGTGTTCATTCTGGACATTGTTAAGCAGGTGCAAAGCCATTTGACGGCCACCTGAGCGCTGATTACCCTTCAGGATCATTGAAATTCTCCTGTTCTGGGGTGGATAACGGTTTGAGGCCTAATGCCGTAATCAGCGTGTCACGCATCCATTTGATATTATGGACAGCATCGTTAAGTCCATCTATCACATCTTTGTTGATCGGTAATGATCCTGAATTAGCGGCCTTAGCAAGTTGGTTGATGTTGTTGGCTATGCGAGAGTGTCCAAGCATCCCCAAGAGTTTTGCTAAAGCCTTCTGGTCTGCCACTGTTGGTTTTCTCGAATAACAGGGGCGATGGCCATTCTTGAAAATTGCATCACGTATAAAACGACCAATAGGCTCACCAGCGGCCATCTCTTTAAGTTCTTCACGTTCTCTTTTGCTGAGGCGCAAGGAGAATGGTTGCGGGTATCTTTGGGCATCAATTATCGGAGGGGATTTATCATTCATAACCAGGCCCTCCCATGTTAAAACTATCTGTTTTTGTAGGGAAGTCCGGTAAAATATCACATGCTGTAATCAAAGGTAGATAGTGTTGGTTGCAAGCCCCCGCAACCAACACAATTCAAGGGACTTGCATCTGACATGCAAGTCCCTTTTTCTGTTTATGTCGTATCACTTAAGCGTCGGTGGCGACATCGTCCGCGTAGGGGCAATCCTGCAGATTCTGATTTCGACCGGCTCTGCCCGTGGAATCCACGGAGCCGCCGTTGGCATTGGCCCGACCGGCTTCACGCTCGGAGTTGACGATGGCATCCACTTCTTCCTGAGTCAGGTATTGAGCGACGTATTCAACGTCATTGAGAGACAGCTGGTAAACAAAGCTTCTCAGATGATTGCGTGAGCCGCGCAGCAGGTTCTGATAGACGGTCATGATGTCTTCGTTGTCGGTCTGCGCCAGGTATTCTTGCAGATCGTAGATGTCGAGATCTTCAATGGTGGCACCGACATGCAGGGCGTCGATCAGGGAGATGCTGCCACGTTCAACCAGGGCATCATAGAGGTCCTGCATGGCATCGGAATCAAACATGCCGACGGTGTCCGCATTCAAAGGCAGATCCAACTCATAGCGCTCAAGCAGGCAGGCGACGGCATCTAAATGGCGCTGTTCGCTGTTGGCGATGTGGTCGAACACCCAATGGCCCCAGGTGGCATAAAGCGCGGTGTACACGTCGCGGGCGACTTTTTCTTCTTCATACATATAAAGAAGTTCAGCTGCTTCTTCTTCGCTTAATTCTTCAAGGGGCAGTTGATCGATCAGGCAGTCAACGGTTCCGGTAAGGGCGTTGCCGTTGGCGGCAGGCGTTTGTTGTCCTGATCCACCGCGATAACCGGCTGCGACACACAGTGATGCAGTAAGCAGGACACACAAAAGACTCATGATGAGAGAGGAAGATTTCATTGTTAGGCTCCTTTTCCTAGGGGAATAAAATAGTTAGTTTATCTTTCTGGTCTATCAAGTTGTGTGCCATCCGGACTTTTTTTCTTAACTGTTTTAAAATAAAAGGTTTTTTGTAGTTAGTTGTTCTTGATAACTATAGAGAGTCGACAAAAACCGTTGATTGGAACGACAATCTTGTCGATTTGTGTTTTTATGATTTTTTTGAATAAATTTCAAAATAATGTCGTTGAATATGATGTGAAAGTTTTTCAGCCATGGGGCTGAAGACTTTTATTTTGCTGAAATTCACCGGATCGGCGCAGAAGATGTAGGTCAGCTTCAGATCCTCAAGACTGTCGACGGTCAGGTCGCAAAAGACAATTCGCAACTCGGCGAGCTTGTCGTTTAAGTCCGCGGGCAGCGCCATCATGTAGGGGGGGGGTGTGAGGCGGGTTGGCCCGTTGGCTTCAGCGGTTTGCGTGACAACCTCTACACTGTTCTGCGTGTTTTGAATCAATTCCCGGACCGTCAGCGGACGCTGGCTTAATATTGCTTGAGTTTGGCTATGACAGGGCAACGGTTGAGTGGTGGCGGCTGCTGTTTTCGACATACGCGGCAACCTGCCGGGCAAACGGATCACACAGGTCGATCCTGGCGAAATCAATGGCCAGATTATTGAGGAATTGCAGGATCAGGGTATGGCGTCCGTGCAATCCAAACGGCAACACGCCACAAAAGAAGAAGCCCATCTTTTCACTGGCTTCACACAGCGCATCACATCCGGGCTGTTCCAGATCGAGAAACAGATAGAGAACATCGGTGCGTTCCAGGCACAGTCGTTTGGTGGCGACGAAAATTTCGTCGGCCATAGCGGCATCGTTGCTGAAACAAAGAATGTCCGCGGTATTAAAAATGTCCATCAGCGTGTAGCTGAGTTTGCAGTCCTCGTCGTGGCGATCGGTCTGCGTTGTCGGCACCTGCGGAGCTTTCATCGTAACCGGAACCTCGCAGTGGTGAAAGATGTCCCCGATCATGTTGCTGTGCTGTTTGGGGGGATAGATTTGCCGCAATGAGGCGTTAAACGCCTTGAATACCAGCAGCGCACTCTCTTTCTGGGCGGTTTTTCCCGTCAGCTTTTTGAATTCGACATCGGCGGGGAAAAGCCCCAGCAGCAAGCCACACCCGGCACACCCGGACGCGTGCAATTTTTTCTGTGACAAGGCGTGGCTGGTAACGGCGCGGCTATAGAGACCGGCCAGATTCTCTTGACTCGCCTGTTTGAACAGGTAGCGGTGAATGCTGTCGAAGATACCTTTTTTGCGATAGGCCGGGTTGACAAACAGCACACCGGCTTCGGCAACCGGATCGTGGGGGTGATAAAATTTCAACGCCGCATGACCTAAAAGGGTCTGTTGATCATCGACGGCCACATAAGAGCGTAAGGTGCCGCTGCGGTTCATCTCGACAATCTGCTCAGGGTAATAGATATAAGACGCCTAGCTGTAGCCATAGGCACGGTAGGCACAGCGTGAGATTTCCAGGGCATCGTCAGGGATAAACGGACGGACCTGCCATGTTGTCAGGGCAACGGGCGTTTCCGGTGGCTTGGGCGAGGACGGCGTCAGCGGGTCAATCCGTTTTGCCGCTACATGCTTGATCAGCAAGGTCTTTTTTCCGCCCCGACCGAGATTGCGAAAATGCACTTCATCCATGGTCTGTTGAAGTAAAAACAGGCTCAAGGAGTCCTTGTGCAGTGGGGCGTCGTCCATGAGGGTGGTGGGGGCATAGCGGGGAATTTGCCCGGGAGCGACCGGCAGCCCTTTGTCGTAGATGGAGAGCTCCATGCGACCGGCAACATAGCGACACTCCAGGCGGATCTCCTGCGGGTCTTCCGCGGCTAACCCGTTTATGCCCAGCCCGTTCATGGTATAAACCAGGGCTTCTTCCGTCGCCAGTTGCACCGAGGCGACCTCGTTGTCGGCAAAGCCGAATAACTGTGCCGTCTGCTGGATAAAAGCCATGGCCACGGGCAGAAACTCCAGTTGACCGGGAAGCTTCAGGGTCAGTGTCGTTGCGGGTATAACGGCTCCTTGATGATGACAAATGGCGCGGTGTTTATGCGCCTTGGCACAGGGCAATCGCTTGTTCCAGATCGTCCACCACGTTGAGAATGGCGACAAAGCCGCTGATCTCGAACACCTCACGGATGTGGCTGGATAAGCCGCTCACCGCCAGAGCCCCCTGCTGTGCTTTTACCCGCTTGACCGCCATAAGGAATACCCGCAATCCGGCGCTGGAAATATATTCCAATCCCTGACAGTCAAAAACGAGGTGGTGTTGCCCTTGTTCTATGTCATTCATCAGCTGTTGTTCAAAAGCCGGGGCAGTGGTGCTGTCCAGGCGGCCATTCAACGCGATCAGTAACAGGTTGTCGCGCTGGTCTTTGGTCACGTTCAGTTGATCTTCCATGATTCCATCCTTTGCATGATCAATGCAGTTTTTTGGTGAATTCCAAAACATTAAACGGTGCGTCGCGCCGGTAGCTCACGTCATCCATTAACGTGCGCAGAAAATGGATGCCCAGGCCGCCGATATCGCGTTGTTCCGCCTCCGACCTGAGATCCGGCTCCGGAGCCTCGAGGGGGTTAAAGGGAACGCCGTCATCCTGGAGACGCACCCGATAACCGCGGTGTGTTCCCCACAACTCAATGGTAAACGGGTGATCTCCACCATCGGGAAAGGCATAGGTAATGATGTTGGTGACCAGTTCATCCAACACCAGGTTGAGTTGAAAGATGGCGGTTTGGTCGAGAGTGATGGTGGCCGAGAATTTTTCCACCGCATCGCCGAGTGCAACGAGCTGGCTGACGTCATTGGTCAAAGTCATTGTAATATGGCTCTCGCCGGTATTTTCTTGTCGGTTGCCATAGGTCAGGCTCAGGCTGGTGATGTCATCCGATTGTGCGGCGCCGGCTGCGTGGGTCTGCACCGCGGCAATAATTTCAGCCGTCAACTCTTCGGCGGAGCGGTTGGCTTGTCCGGCCAGGATCGTCTGCAGACGTGTTTCGCCAAACTCCTCGTTGTTCGGATCAAACGCCTCGGTGACGCCATCGGTATAAAATTGCACCGTGTCACGGGGCTGTAGCTGGTGCTGCTTCTCCAGATAGTCCAACTCCGGCAGGACGCCAAGGGCGGTGCCTTGGCATAAAGGCAGGGCCGTGACTTCGCCGACGTGCGTCACCAGCGGTGGGTTGTGGCCGCCGTTGGCGTAGGTCAGCAGGCCGGTTTCAACATCGAGAATGGCATAAAACACGGTGACAAACAGCTCCAACGGGTTTTCGCGGCACAGGATGTTGTTGACCCGCTGCAAGACCTGACCCGGTGCAAGGCCGGTCATGGCCGAACCGCGTAGTTCGGTGCGGGCGACGGCCATGAAAAACGCCGCCGGAACCCCTTTGCCGGAAACATCGGCGACCACCAGTCCGAGCCGGTTTGCGTCAATCTGGAAAACGTCATAAAAGTCACCGCCCATTTCGCGGGCCGGGATGGTGCGGCCATAGACCTGATAACGGTCATGCTGAGGAAACTCCGTCGGCAGGATCGCCATCTGCACGGCACGAGCGGCCTCCAGCTCGCGTTGCAGGGTGCGATGAGCGTGTTCCAGTTCACTGTTTTTTTGTTGCAGATCACGGGTGCGGTCTTTGACCTGACGATCCAGATCCTCTTCGCGGGCCTGAACCTGCTGCGCCATGCGGGTAAAAACCTGGGACAGTTGGCCCAGCTCGTCACGGCGCTCAGTAACCGGTTGCATGGTGTGGGCATCAAAGCGCCCCGCTTCAATCTCGGCTGCGGCGTCCGTTAAGGCAATCACCGGGCGGATCATGCGACGGCCGACACTCAGTGAGACCAACGTGCCGATGAGTGCCACCAGCAAACCCACCATGACGGCATTGGTGACAAGCTCTTGCAACGTGGCATTGATATGGGCAGTGGGCAGTCGTACCAGGGTGACGCCGATGGGCTGGCCGTCCGTACCGGGAATCGGTGCCATCACCGTCAGATTCTGCGACGACAACAAACTCATCGGCTCGTTTGCCTGATAGACCTCGGCCATTTTTTTCAGTTCGGTCGTGTCCGGGCGCTGATCCCCGCCGAGAATCGAGTCGTGGGCGATGGTCTCCATGGTGCGATTCACCACCCAGATGGCGTTGATATCGCCACCGGCGACCAATTGGCGGATGATATATTCCAGACCGATCCGTTCGTTGAGCTGGGTGAACAGCCCCATTTCGTAGCCCACTTGAACGATGCGCGGCTGATCAATGCCGGTGACACCGACATATTTAAACATCTTGCCATCAATCTCGCGCGGTTGCGCCGGTTGTACCACCTCAGACGATTCTCCGCTGAGTAACGGCCAGAACGCGGCGGCCTGAGATTGCTGCCGGGTATCGGCGGTGAAGGTGAAATCAAGGCCGAGATTATTGAGGACGGCATGGCCGTGAGCATCGCTGATCCACAACTCATCCATGGCCGTGGAAGCGGTCAGTTGGCGTAATTGACTATTGATCTGTTCCTCGCTGAGCCCGGCTTGCTGGGCCGCGGCCACGTAATAGGCGGCCAGGCGCGCCTGGCTGACCATCTGCTCGTCCAGCACCTGTTCCACCACGGCAGGGATCTGTACCGCGGCCCCGGCACTGCGGGCGAGCAGAAGTGCCACAATGTTGCCCTCGGCCTCGGCCACGGTCAGCAGTTGGCGGCGGGCATTGACGGCGAGAACGATGGTGGTCAAGGCCACGGCAAGGATCACTAGGCCGGTGGTGAACAAGGTCAGGCGCTGTTTAAAACCCATGTTAAACCTCAGGATGCACGGGTGAGGGTGTCCTGGCCTGTTGCATCAACAGCACCGACACCAGAGTGAGAACCGCCATAGCATAGAAAAATACCCCATATCCCAGGGTGCTGATCAGAACTCCGCCGAACAGCGGACCGACAAAAAAGCCAGCCATGACCATGGCCAGAAAGATATTCTGGTTGAGAGCCCGTTTTTCCGGCGCGGAGATGTCAAACAACACCGCACCCTGCAGGGGCATGGCAACACCCCATCCCGCGCCCAGCACCACCGCCAAGCCTAAAAAAAGGCATTCTTGATGGAACTGTGGAATCAGGGCATAGCTGACCATGGCCGCCGCCATGCCGATCATGCTCATGGTCACCTTATCATAACGATCAAAAGCGCGTAACAGCAGCACGCGGATGAGGACCATGGCGGCGGAGGCTGCGCTGAAAAAGATGGCCGGATTTTTCAGATCCACGGAGGCACCGTAGGCGCGAATATAGTAGAAAATTGACGAATAGCCGCAGAACAGCAGCAGGGTCGACAGCTGCAGACACAACACCGGTCTGGAACGGAAACTGTCGACGACGCTGCGTAATCCCGTGGCCTGATGCGCCACGGCAGCGGGGATTCTGCCCTTGGGCAGGAAGACCGCCAGCACCGGCAAGAGTGACACCGCTGCGGCCAGATAGAGCACGGTTGTGAATTGACCCGGCTGCTGGACACCCAGATCAATAATCACC encodes the following:
- a CDS encoding SpoIIE family protein phosphatase; the encoded protein is MGFKQRLTLFTTGLVILAVALTTIVLAVNARRQLLTVAEAEGNIVALLLARSAGAAVQIPAVVEQVLDEQMVSQARLAAYYVAAAQQAGLSEEQINSQLRQLTASTAMDELWISDAHGHAVLNNLGLDFTFTADTRQQSQAAAFWPLLSGESSEVVQPAQPREIDGKMFKYVGVTGIDQPRIVQVGYEMGLFTQLNERIGLEYIIRQLVAGGDINAIWVVNRTMETIAHDSILGGDQRPDTTELKKMAEVYQANEPMSLLSSQNLTVMAPIPGTDGQPIGVTLVRLPTAHINATLQELVTNAVMVGLLVALIGTLVSLSVGRRMIRPVIALTDAAAEIEAGRFDAHTMQPVTERRDELGQLSQVFTRMAQQVQAREEDLDRQVKDRTRDLQQKNSELEHAHRTLQRELEAARAVQMAILPTEFPQHDRYQVYGRTIPAREMGGDFYDVFQIDANRLGLVVADVSGKGVPAAFFMAVARTELRGSAMTGLAPGQVLQRVNNILCRENPLELFVTVFYAILDVETGLLTYANGGHNPPLVTHVGEVTALPLCQGTALGVLPELDYLEKQHQLQPRDTVQFYTDGVTEAFDPNNEEFGETRLQTILAGQANRSAEELTAEIIAAVQTHAAGAAQSDDITSLSLTYGNRQENTGESHITMTLTNDVSQLVALGDAVEKFSATITLDQTAIFQLNLVLDELVTNIITYAFPDGGDHPFTIELWGTHRGYRVRLQDDGVPFNPLEAPEPDLRSEAEQRDIGGLGIHFLRTLMDDVSYRRDAPFNVLEFTKKLH
- a CDS encoding MFS transporter — translated: MRLYNRGFISITLLFGAFISAMACFVSFTEYLGYLGISTQAIGIILSFDALASLVFQLLLAPYVSHGNARRWLVLGVLCYATALVLMAQAGTVWQFSLLRLVQGCGLVFVQAPLIVMLIQFIPEGRSGEAFGVFTLIRLLPYTVIPVIIDLGVQQPGQFTTVLYLAAAVSLLPVLAVFLPKGRIPAAVAHQATGLRSVVDSFRSRPVLCLQLSTLLLFCGYSSIFYYIRAYGASVDLKNPAIFFSAASAAMVLIRVLLLRAFDRYDKVTMSMIGMAAAMVSYALIPQFHQECLFLGLAVVLGAGWGVAMPLQGAVLFDISAPEKRALNQNIFLAMVMAGFFVGPLFGGVLISTLGYGVFFYAMAVLTLVSVLLMQQARTPSPVHPEV